The segment AGGGACACATTGTAGAAAACCTGGATAACAGGCAGATAGAGCTGCCCCATAGCATATTCCATCCAAAGagagaggtacatgtatatgaaattagTTACTTCACCACTGTAGAAGGTATTTGAGAACAAGAGGTCctgtggttctgaagaagacaAAATTTTCTAAAACCTCTGAATGCATTTTACCTCCTAAAGCAGTCCAGGGCCTGTGTGAACACATGTGATGCCAAGTCGTGTTCCTGCTGGAGTATATACACTTGTTCTAATGTTACACTCATAGAAGTTCTGTCTTTGGCACTTTTACAGCTAGTAATTCTAATACCATGAATTTTTCGGCAAATCTGGAAAGgcaaagaaatattaaattaaTATTACCGATTTGTAATCTATTCTTGATAATCTGAGAGGATGAAGGCTGAGAAATATACACATAAAATTCTACCTCTGAAGCCAGTTTCAAGACGTCTGTATTTTTGCTCTTCTTGGTCGTTGTGTTGTAGTGCAGTTTGTTTTTCAGGTCATTAATTGtaccttgacctgattttccCTTATCTGAAAAGTTTAAACAGTTTGTTCAAGACTTATATGAAATGGAAGTATTGAAATTTCAGCAATTTAAGAGAATGAACCTTATTCCTTTCTTTGATTGAGATTTCATTAAAACTTTGTTGTTtgatataataaactttgatAAATCTGTAAGAAATATAAGGATACTGGGACAGGTCTTCATAAGGAGCATGTCAGTTACTATTGAAATGTACTGGAAAATTTCAATGGAAGTTCTCATTGAAGGACAAAAATGTCTTCTCCAGCTACAATGTTTGTCGGGTCTCTTGCAAAGCAGATTTTGCACTATAAAGAATCTGATGCATCTGTGAAAACTGTTTTACATGTTCCAGGGTgttgaaaaagtttgaaaacacTGTAAATTACAAGAAAATGACTGTGTGTTTGCGATTTTGGATTGATTTAAATTCTAGTTTGTGGTTGTGAGTTCAAGGAGCAACACGTCAATTTCTTCCAATGTTACATGATATCAAACATTTTGTCAAAGATAATTCACTGTATTTAAAAAGACGCACCACTCAATGTCATACACTTCTAACATCATCTCACTTATTTATCCACTATATCTCTATAACAAAGATATTCACTGTATTTAAAAAGACGCATCTCTATAACAAAGATATTCACTGTATTTAAAAAGACGCATCTCTATAACAAAGATATTCACTGTATTTAAAAAGACACACCACTCAATGTCATACACTTCTAATATCATCTCACTTCTTTATCCACTATATCTCTATAACAAAGATATTCACTGTATTTAAAAAGACGCATCTCTATAACAAAGATATTCACTGTATTTAAAAAGACGCATCTCTATAACAAAGATATTCACTGTATTTAAAAAGACGCACCAATCAATGTCATACACTTCTAATATCATCTCACTTCTTTATCCACTATATCTCTATAACAAAGATATTCACTGTATTTAAAAAGACGCACCAATCAATGTCATACACTTCTAATATCATCTCACTTATTTATCCACTATATCTCTATAACAAAGATATTCACTGTATTTAAAAAGACGCATCTCTATAACAAAGATATTCACTGTATTTAAAAAGACGCATCTCTATAACAAAGATATTCACTGTATTTAGAAAGACGTACCACTCAATGTCATACACTTCTAACATCATCTCACTTATTTATCCACTATATCTCTATAACATGACTTGTTAGTGTTTTTAATTAGGTTTTTGCTGTTATTTTAGCTCAGTCAGACCCCAGAATCACTGACCGCACAGTGCAGATTTCACATGGGGAGATAGGGCAAAATTCAAAGGAGTGATATCAGGACTTCCACACCCAGTAAAAATATCCTTTCATCCTTAAAATGGCGATGTCATTATACACCATGGAGACATGTAGTCCATCTCCAGCAGCATCCAAAACAATATTTGTCTCAATTGCTGATTTCCCAGCATCATGCAcacaaaattttataacagcccAATGCTGCAAGACATTGCGTGACGTTGCCATTTTTGGTCATGTTATAAAGTGGTAATGTTTCtgatataattcaaatttttacaaaatgatGTTTAATTACTGTTGTGACGTGATATTAGGTATGTTTTTTTATGCACCGAAAAATGTTCAGTGCatcaaatactttttaaaaacaaaaatgtgcAAAAATCACCAAGCTCcatgaattttaattttcataagcAGCATAATTCTTAAAAGTTGGAAAACATcaaatatttgcatatacatcgGAATCTACCAATCTAAGTTCAAATAACAGAATTTGATTGGCCTTGGACATACAATGTGATCTCAAAGGAATTTTTCCATGGACTTTTCGAACAGTTCTTGTTTactaaaatatacaatatttactttaaaatatacctaccaatatttacattttaaataactcaaacaaaaattcattatgCAGGCAAGTTATAGTTAATCAAGAATGACAGTAAATTGCCACAACAACCACTTTTTTAATACAAGCATATCTTTCTGTGCAgagcaaataaaattttgtttaagcTCTTTATCTAAAATAAATGAATGGAAAATTAAATTTGTCTGTAATTAATATTATCATGTTAAGAGATTTGAAATATAGACTAGTACCTAAACTTCCAAGTTTCTGTTCATAGTTGTCTAAATAAGTAAACACCTTAGCCACATTTTCAGCATTGATTCTCTCTTGCAGTGAGGTGTCTCCAATTCTGAAATAAAGCCACAAAATATCAGGCTTTATCATATACTTTCAAtatcatctcttcttttttctttaaaagtttgcgggcatatatcacacgatatgtGCCTGGAAACATTCcagcccgcaaacattacgtcacaatcaatacatcAGCCGGaactacgccgttaattttaacatttttagtGTTTTCCATCTTTTACTCttgttaaaattaaattattgttagtttctaaataaaattgaaagtatataataaaaagattaTAGACTTTgcatgggaaaatatgacgacctcgatttttgtcgcggacggacctcgcttaaactcggtcgtcatattttcccatacaaagtctataacctataaatattaatataaagTCGTGCAGTAAAACATAGATATtcaaacacacatacatgtatcatgaattcacacttacaacACAGATATTTAAACTTATGTACATGCAtcatgaattcacacttacagcacagatattcaaatacatgcacagtgattttcattccctgtagttttaaaacatgttaTGAATTCATATAATGATTTAcgtttattattactattattttatttattattgtaaatttatatagcACTTTATCAAATCAACACAATTACCCTGAAgcactttacatgtaaaacaaactaaaacaaagaacaataaatatataaaaaggacAAAATGATATTAAACTGAAATAACTATTAAGAAGAGGAAAAActatacaatttaaaaaaaaaaataacaaatcaaaattgctTGTCTCCAGCACTTGGCTATAAGAGtcagtgttttactgtatgtgcAATGTAAGGCCATATTACTGTAAAGTAGTGATCTGAGATACATGCAGTACCTTCCTGACAGGAACGTGTATATACAGCGAGTCCTTACTTGTCTGCTAACGAGGCCTGTTCATTAATGCCAATGTTGAACAGCACTGGTGTGACAGGAACCTTCCCTCCTCTCTGTAACTTGGTCGGCAATTTGCTGAACATCTCCTCTTCAAGAGGAACATTGACACTGACACAATGTCTGGAAAGAAAAGTTCAGTAACTTGCACCAGTATGTAGAACTTTTATACAGAAGTAAAAACAATACTTAAAAATAGAATTGGTGTAATGAGTGCAGTAAAACTTGCTTTAGTAGTACAAACTTGTTCCAACTGATACTTAgattaattcaattcaaagaaTACATTATAGTTCTAATAACCAGTTAACATTGAATAATCTTCACGACTTCCTTGCGTTATAAagcaatttcaaatcaaaaccAGAAAAATCTGTGTCTCTGCTCCATTTGCATGATGATATACATAACAACACAAGACAAAGTGGAATTCAAATCACTTCTTTCACTtttagaaatttacatgtaatgatataaacaAGTAGTATAGTGTTACAGCCACAGTATGTGTACAAGATGTTTCAGTTTTGAGTACTCTTAAGTAAGTATATAAATCATGACAAGATTTATGATTCAGTTccaagtaaaaatgtattttcatgTATATTCATCATGGCAGACTCAAGATTCAGTTTGGAGTACTCTCAAGTAAATTTATCTCAACAGACTGATGATTTGCAGATAAAACCCAAGGATACCCCGGTCCACCATGTGAACATGAAAAAAGGCAAAGTATGTGATTGAAAATTAGTTTCAGCATTGTATAAATATTACAAAAGCACCCAGAACAAATCTTGATACCTTGAATTTTTCTCCTAATGGAAAATTTAAACATACTGTACCAAATTTAAGTTCAAAACTGATTTCATAAAATATGGAGCAAGCATacttcaaaaataaaaacaagaaaatcatttttaaattgaatttcattgCCAAAAAGGTATTTTGGCTTGATATTGCAAGTGCAATGAACTCTGTGCCCTAATGTACTTGAACCTATTGCACACAgaaaattgaatattctaaACTCTGTCTTGCCATTTGATACCTATGCTGCATTATTGTTAGAGAAAATTTATCTCTGTAATAAAATCAGACATTAGCTACAAAGAACAACCACTAGTATATAcagtttcaatgttttacatttaaagTTACATGCTGGTTACCTGTGAAAATCTCCAAAAGCTCCACTCTTGAAATGACtagaaaaatgcaaaaaaaaaaaaaaaaaaatactacaaATTGAGAATTTTATATACAAAAAGCTCATttaaaatccatatcatataATTCTTCAGATTTTAactgcaatttaaaaaaacaaagaagaaaaataagtacCCATCCTGGAAAACTGTGGGTGAAGCATCAAGCTCCTCAGTTTTAACAAACTGGAAAGAGACGAACTTCAAATCATCTATTGCTACACAATAATCCTCAATCATACCCATCTCATCACCATGGCAACTGAGTAATCCTTCGAACTGACAAAATAGCCCTATTTCCTGTAACTGCTTAAGGAAATCCTCACTGCTTATAGAAGTGGTTAACTTTGTGACAAAGCCACTTACAAGAGTTGTCAGCTGGAAGGGAAACCAAAGCCATGTTACCATGTGAAACTTGACAAtagtttaaaacattttcagcATAAAAACAAAGATAAGCAAAGATGAAAATGATTTAACGTACAGCATGAGAGAAGCACACGTCTCTTCTATATCTCACTATGTGCATCAACCTGGAATTGCCTCGGCTTTcctaaaaattacaattttaataCCATtccaataaaattaataatcaaGTACACATGTactgtcataaaaaatataattctcTGATCTATTCCAATTTTTGAGAGATGCAGTTCTGCAGATAATATGTCTATGaattattgttatgaaaacactAAACATTCATACCTTTATGTTTAAGAACATAACAATTAATAAAATTTTCTGATAGACAATTTCCAGAAAGCTCTTCATTTTTGAGACGGCAGGACTGATCTCATCAAGCCAACTTGTTCTGTCCAAAGACCCATTTTTATTGAGCACCAAGTCATCAACTAAAGAGATGAGACACATGGCAGCTGCCTCTGTATTCAGTCGAGTCATTTCCTACAGAGAGAGATGAAAGACTAGAAGATACTAGTAAAATATGTATCTACACACAATCATAATTACAAATCTTACAGCAATGATTCGTTTCCTAATCATTTTAAATGTcagtacatatatgtactatTAAACATTAAGAAGGACACTGGAATCAATAAAATTCATGGGGGACCCATTTTCACCAAGATTTAACAGTTTCATTGGgataaacatgtaatttcaaGGACAATGTCTATGTACATCAGAACATTATATTAAATGGTGATTTTATTGACATGAGGTTTTACATGAACTCCATAAAAATTGAGCTACATAGAAAGTCTTGACTGTACAGGACATGTATGTACATCTAGCAGTCACACACTAAATCACTTATGTCTCATGAAACATTATTCTTTGGATTTAATGGTGAAACACAAAAGCAAACATTCAAACTCTTAAAACAAATTTATTACCATCATGGTAAAATAAGATGTATACAGGTATTAAAAAGGAAACTTTAGAATAAAGAAGAAATAGTTGTACAATGTACAGTGTGTATCAACAATTACCCAGGGTTCAGTACTGGAGCTCTTGACAAAGTCCGTCCCTGACCACTTCCAATTGTTGCCTGGTTTAACGTCTCCATTAGGCACACCGTCATTTGTATTGTCTCCAGAATCGGAATCCGGACTTAACTTCTTTGAACTCCGTGTCATCTCTTCTTTTATTCTGTTGAATTCATCTGCTGTGTTCTGAACTAATGGGGTCTCACATTTCTCAACCAGTTTTCTTACCTAATATCATAATTAACACATAACTGATCCACAATAAAATAATTCAGTTGATTAACAGTCTAAACAGACCCTCAACCTggtcttaattttaaaatgcgAAAAATAACAGAAACTTTCACATAATTTTTTGCTAGAAGGTGAGATACATAAAGTAAATTATGATTTTAGACAGAAATCATAAACTTGCTGTGTACAATATCACAAATATGAGCATTTTCTGCAATTCCTTTAAAATTACCATAGATCaccaatattttaagatttttgcTTAAGAAGTGTGGGTTGcttaataatgaaaaaaattataatattaatTATTATATCTCATTGTTCAAAACATACATAAAAGTTGGTTTGGTCAACAGTTTTTATTAAGGAATATGTAAAATTCGGGGAAGGGGGAGATcacagaaatatttaaaattctgGAACAAATATGTTCTAAAAGATATATCAAATGTGTATAAATCATCGgtatttaattttcattggttgttatttagtaatgttacatataacaACAAAACAGGCAAGCTTAGCAAAACAAAACATGCTGGGGTTTCTATCAAGGGAAAGGTACAGTAGTTATCTACCCTTTTCTGTAGAGAATCTGCCATAGCGGTCAATTCCTCCCCTGTTCCATTGACTGCCACTTTACACAGGCTATCACAGTCTTTAGATATGctcattttaaggtcatatataGAGTTCACAAGGTCACATGCCACAGAGAGGTTAGTCACTGTGTTGTTCTCTGTCGAGTACGAATCCTGTAGCTGGGACAGCAGACGACTTAAGCCTCCATGTTTATATTTCTGGGCGTAAGCAGTGAAAGCCCCAACAGTGATCATATCATACCAGCCAGCTGTCCAttataagaaatgaaaaaatagttaaaaataaaaacaagttaTCATATTTGCAGTTTGTAAGCTGTTCCGAACTTTGATCTACGTATTCAATTATTATTGTTTCATCTGCTGAACTCCCATGTCATTTTTATGACAAAGCATTGAGAAAACTGAAGGATGATGATGAAACTCTTACTGGTATTCTTCTCCTCATTTATCACAGTCATTCTTTGGAGATGCAAATTCAAGGGAACAAACTCTAGGTCTTTGTCCGCTTTCTTGACACTGGCTTTAAAGCATGGACCTATACAGAATTCATAAGTTTTTAAATACTCATACCGTAAAATTGAGTTGAAAAATGTGTTTATTTTATGTTAACTAAATTAATGCATGTTAACCGTACTTTTACTGAAAAGATGAGACTCCGTAATGTCTACTGTTCAATAATATGGATATCAGAAACAAAGCCAACAGAAATCAACTCagtttatttaataaataattcaaatagaaGGAACCtattaaaaatttcattttaatatttcatgttttaaaaaccaAATACTATCTGCAAATAATTGTTTTGACAGACTTAAATATTAATCACTTTGTTCTAGATGTACTAAAAAGCTATTAACCTTTCCAAAGACAATGGATTCAACTGATGTTTATTGGTAGCATTAGCTATTTTCTCAGTTCAATTTCCTTACACTTGCATGAAAAATAAATGAGTTGgtttttaaatttcatccaACAATGCTCTCCATTTTATGAAAATGAGACTTTTAATGAGTTCTGTATTGAATttcatatgatattgtttttctatgtcaatgtttttttgtttaattACGTAGCTCTTGAATATGAACATCTACAGCCTAACACTATGCTATTAAAAGGAAGGTATAATTAACAGCTACATAAATGCAGTTAATTTATAAAATTGGTTAGCAGTGGAAGAACGTCACCTTTGAAGGAGTTAAGAAAGGTTTGATGCTGTTGGTACATAGTGATCATGCTCATACAATAGTCTGATCTGTCTTGTAAGGCTCGTAATTGAATGTTTCCCAACATCTATACAAAACAGATAATACACAGTGCACAAACAGGATTATACATCAATTGAAGGTCCTTAATATTGCTATATGTATAACATGTACAGGCatacatgtgtgtgtttatatacatatgatatCATTTTctaagtacagtgtatatttcaaAGGAAAGGACTAAAAATTCTATGGGTTAATTCCATTTGTCTAATAAAATCAACAGGTGTGCTTTTGTTCCAAAATTAAGTTTAATTTGTGCAATAATCCAACTGCTTCTCAGATGTTATTCCCAAATTAATCACAATGCTATGCTACCagaaatatgttcaaataatAAACGTATGACAATTTTGCTGCCATTTTTAGTATTTCACAATGTATGGCTATATTCTTGCAGTTTTTCTTCTAGAAAACCTCAAATACTGGCTATGACAAACTTTAAATTAATACTGAACCATATATCTTTCTAGTACATATAtgcgatataaaaaaaattgttcatccCAAACTGTGCATCATGTTTTCTGAATAAAAAACACTCACAAGAATGAGCATTTTAATTAAGGAATAGAAGAAATTGCATCATTTTTTTCATGTTAACTGTGAATATTAGAGAAAAATTATGTGACACTGTTTTGGatgttttctttcatgaaaaaaGATAAGATTGTGTCTATCTTTAAAGCTTGAAATTTTTCAGTTTTACGGAGACCCAGAAAAGGTTTTATCATACACAgtccttttttaaataattgaaaaacATCACATAGCAGGTACCGTAATCTAaatttttctgtaattttctcaaatctTGTTCGGTAAAATGATTCTTTGTTTTCTCAAGATTTGTGGAGTAACGATTCTTTGGACTGTTTTGCTAATGAAGGAAAAGAGTTTCTTTGTGCTTATCACCAGTTACTGAAGAGTCTGCTCCAAAACATGTCATCAGTAATGCTACTTGCTCTAAAAAAATCCAAAGATTTTAACTAATAGATCATTAATACTTTGAATGcatgttatatatgaaaaaaaaacccattctgGTTAATATTCAGAATTACGAGCAAGTACTGTATACAGCCTTATTTTCAATGCAGTTTAATTTTTTGCTATCATCACTCTAAACGACAAAAACCATGAAATGAAAACTGCAGCAAATCTAACCTAgtcataatatttacatgtataaaggaTGGACCAAAATATCTTAAGAATTTAACACAGCAAGAAAATGGAATTAGACATGAGACTATAAAATTCACCAGGAGCAAGTTTAGTACTGTATACAATCTGAAAGCCAACTATACTGATTAGTAAACAGTGACAGCCAACATTCTGAGGAAGGTTACACTGTTACTTTGTAGGGCACACCTTGGTGACTGCTCAGTTTGTTAAGCAAGTCAGTGTATTTGGAGACTATGGAGGCTGATACTGTTATCATGGAGATCTGGTCACTCTCGTATTCCAGCGGGAGCTACAAACAAGGATCAGTTTTACGTCTTGTATCACTGGAGAAAATCTGTGTAGTGATCACAAAATCCTCTAGTCATATCATCAAGTGCTTGCTTGATGCTTTATTAGACAATTACTGAGATAATATGAGATATTCGCTTGCTTCTAATCTTACCCAAGTTATACAATAAATGCTCTACATTAACAAgaatgtcatatacatgtacttttttttaacatataGCCTTCGAGTTCAGAGTATATGAAATAagacttaatttttttcattgaatGAAATGCATTAATAGTACAGTTTTTGTGTATGTTACATATAACTGAGTTGTATACATCAAGTATTAAACCCTGCATTGTCTCATTGACATGTCTGAATCATTACAATAGCTGTAATGATCATTTCTCTATAGAATCCGTCACACACACGAAGTACACACCTGACCAATATCCTGCAACTGGGATAAGACATGTTTCTCTTCTTCAATCCACAACTTCCTGTCCAAATATAACAAAGGTAATTACGATATCATAAATAGAGCCCAATATCCACACAGTGAATGAAGGATGAAATAGGTTTAGCACATGCTTTCTAATCTTATAAGAAGgaaatatcatttaaaacaaaagaaaagttCAAAGATATAAATTAGACTGAACTTGTACCTGGCCTTCTGATTGACtctttgtttacagtaaaaatAGTAAATGTATCTATTAGGGATGTCAATTTTACTCAGATAGCTTGGTCAAATACTCGGAAGCTTTAGTTGAGTACTCGCTAACAATGATTCTGACGGATATCGACCTTTAATATGATGCAACATGTTTGTAGTCCCTCCACAAAATGTAAGTTCGGTTAACACATAATGTACATTTCACTGTTTTTCCATCATGAGATCTTTTAAAGTATGTCCAAACAGTGGATGTCGGAGGCATGTTTACAGACCGACATCCAAATTCAAATGATTTATTTGAACATGAGCGGTTTGACCCTTACATGATTTTACTCacaaaacaaatttaaagtgttttgaATTTATGAACATTACTAAAAACGCCATTTTTAACGAGTACTCGACTATGGAAAAAATTTAGTCGATGATCGGTATGACCGAGCGATAGTCGAGCACTCAAGTACTCATTGACATCCCTAGTATCTATCCATGAGTCCAGGTGAACTTACAGAAGTTGCATTGGGATATCAAAAGTGAGTATGCTTTCCCCCATGTACTCGTGAACCAAAAGTTTCACATCACCATTGGTTGTGTCAAATCGGAATGTGCGGGTGATAATATTCTTGTAATGTGGACGAAGGGTATCAACCCGTTTTGAGCGATGTCGTACAATAGCAGGCTTCTTCGGACTTGTGCCAGATTCCGCCTATATAACAAATCATAATCTATCATTTGAAAGTCACATTAATGGTAAAACATCAAGAGGTGGACAGAATAATCTCTCTATACTAAAGGA is part of the Ostrea edulis chromosome 2, xbOstEdul1.1, whole genome shotgun sequence genome and harbors:
- the LOC125678244 gene encoding inositol polyphosphate-4-phosphatase type I A-like isoform X2, producing MRFNNKELVSLAHSGVFDKEGPLLMKDKLDGLFKKGEEYQKRYLRLKGNLLFYFKDKDRSVSSELPLGVLVIERCAVELDLESVDFGFLLVYEGEEYTYKFQAPSEEERDDWIQKIHTASYECLKMQLQSLREQIQAKTGRDPITQPPPTEFGMEFETQSGNANDDPALEICLSCKDLPNDINGQAPNPFIVLSTIVPPQQTWIQHSNTEVVEASNDPQFLKTIGFGDKEGVDINMRVKIMVYHVKERLTGTMSQLGHAIFTLQDVLMNVEMKTTLRLVGPDPLDCGTVTIMAWVNDTNLSLSHAESGTSPKKPAIVRHRSKRVDTLRPHYKNIITRTFRFDTTNGDVKLLVHEYMGESILTFDIPMQLLKLWIEEEKHVLSQLQDIGQLPLEYESDQISMITVSASIVSKYTDLLNKLSSHQGPCFKASVKKADKDLEFVPLNLHLQRMTVINEEKNTTGWYDMITVGAFTAYAQKYKHGGLSRLLSQLQDSYSTENNTVTNLSVACDLVNSIYDLKMSISKDCDSLCKVAVNGTGEELTAMADSLQKRVRKLVEKCETPLVQNTADEFNRIKEEMTRSSKKLSPDSDSGDNTNDGVPNGDVKPGNNWKWSGTDFVKSSSTEPWEMTRLNTEAAAMCLISLVDDLVLNKNGSLDRTSWLDEISPAVSKMKSFLEIVYQKILLIVMFLNIKESRGNSRLMHIVRYRRDVCFSHALTTLVSGFVTKLTTSISSEDFLKQLQEIGLFCQFEGLLSCHGDEMGMIEDYCVAIDDLKFVSFQFVKTEELDASPTVFQDGHFKSGAFGDFHRHCVSVNVPLEEEMFSKLPTKLQRGGKVPVTPVLFNIGINEQASLADKIGDTSLQERINAENVAKVFTYLDNYEQKLGSLDKGKSGQGTINDLKNKLHYNTTTKKSKNTDVLKLASEICRKIHGIRITSCKSAKDRTSMSVTLEQVYILQQEHDLASHVFTQALDCFRSEGVRRENTFKNIGSRKYAFNSFQLLYVPKLYRPPNGTYGNVQG
- the LOC125678244 gene encoding inositol polyphosphate-4-phosphatase type I A-like isoform X1; the encoded protein is MRFNNKELVSLAHSGVFDKEGPLLMKDKLDGLFKKGEEYQKRYLRLKGNLLFYFKDKDRSVSSELPLGVLVIERCAVELDLESVDFGFLLVYEGEEYTYKFQAPSEEERDDWIQKIHTASYECLKMQLQSLREQIQAKTGRDPITQPPPTEFGMEFETQSGNANDDPALEICLSCKDLPNDINGQAPNPFIVLSTIVPPQQTWIQHSNTEVVEASNDPQFLKTIGFGDKEGVDINMRVKIMVYHVKERLTGTMSQLGHAIFTLQDVLMNVEMKTTLRLVGPDPLDCGTVTIMAWVNDTNLSLSHAESGTSPKKPAIVRHRSKRVDTLRPHYKNIITRTFRFDTTNGDVKLLVHEYMGESILTFDIPMQLLKLWIEEEKHVLSQLQDIGQMLGNIQLRALQDRSDYCMSMITMYQQHQTFLNSFKGPCFKASVKKADKDLEFVPLNLHLQRMTVINEEKNTTGWYDMITVGAFTAYAQKYKHGGLSRLLSQLQDSYSTENNTVTNLSVACDLVNSIYDLKMSISKDCDSLCKVAVNGTGEELTAMADSLQKRVRKLVEKCETPLVQNTADEFNRIKEEMTRSSKKLSPDSDSGDNTNDGVPNGDVKPGNNWKWSGTDFVKSSSTEPWEMTRLNTEAAAMCLISLVDDLVLNKNGSLDRTSWLDEISPAVSKMKSFLEIVYQKILLIVMFLNIKESRGNSRLMHIVRYRRDVCFSHALTTLVSGFVTKLTTSISSEDFLKQLQEIGLFCQFEGLLSCHGDEMGMIEDYCVAIDDLKFVSFQFVKTEELDASPTVFQDGHFKSGAFGDFHRHCVSVNVPLEEEMFSKLPTKLQRGGKVPVTPVLFNIGINEQASLADKIGDTSLQERINAENVAKVFTYLDNYEQKLGSLDKGKSGQGTINDLKNKLHYNTTTKKSKNTDVLKLASEICRKIHGIRITSCKSAKDRTSMSVTLEQVYILQQEHDLASHVFTQALDCFRSEGVRRENTFKNIGSRKYAFNSFQLLYVPKLYRPPNGTYGNVQG